The following are encoded in a window of Rosa chinensis cultivar Old Blush chromosome 4, RchiOBHm-V2, whole genome shotgun sequence genomic DNA:
- the LOC112197817 gene encoding phospholipase D zeta 1 isoform X4: MQGYLNHFLGNMDIVNSQEVCKFLEVSMLSFSPEYGPKLKEDFVMVEHLPKLPKNDPSRKCCSCRWFSCCNDNWQKVWAVLKPGFLAFLADPFDTQPLDIIVFDVLPASDGNGDGRVSLAKEIKDRNPLRHAFQVACGSRSIKLRVKSSSKVKDWVASINDAGLRPPEGWCHPHRFGSFAPPRGLTEDGSQAQWFVDGRAAFEAIASAIEDAKSEIFICGWWLCPELYMRRPFLTHASSKLDSLLEAKAKEGVQIYILLYKEVALALKINSVYSKRKLVGIHENVRVLRYPDHFSSGVYLWSHHEKLVIVDHQICFVGGLDLCFGRYDTAEHKVGDCPPNIWPGKDYYNPRESEPNSWEDTMRDELDREKYPRMPWHDVHCAIWGPPCRDVARHFVQRWNYAKRNKALNEQAIPLLMPQQHMVIPHYMGKSSDVEIENENASNSKDIKRQDSFSSKSSYQDIPLLIPQEADGLNENPRPYGVDSAHCLDQPSRVGNNLAFPFRKTKIEPVGPDTPMRGFVDDFESMDRHGKLALDVVACPAITNSDPEWWEIQERGNKGGFTDESGQVGPSSSCRCQVIRSVSQWSAGTSQVEDSIHSAYCSLIDKAEHFIYIENQFFISGLSGDEIIRNRVLEALFRRIMRAYNDKKCFRVIIVIPLVPGFQGGLDDAGAASVRAVMHWQYRTICRGHNSILHNLYELLGPKTHDYISFYGLRAYGKLFDGGPVASSQVYVHSKIMIVDDCTTIIGSANINDRSLLGSRDSEIGLLIEDKELVNSYMGGKPWKAGKFSLSLRMSLWSEHLGIRAGEMDQIIDPTVDSTYKDIWMATAKANTTIYQDVFSCVPNDFIHSRAAFRQNIAFWKEKVGHTTIDLGIAPGTLESYQNGDVKKADPMERLESIKGHLVSFPLDFMLKEDLRPVFNESEYYASPQVFH; encoded by the exons ATGCAAGGATATCTTAATCACTTTCTTGGAAACATGGACATTGTGAACTCTCAAGAG GTCTGCAAGTTTTTGGAGGTCTCTATGCTATCATTTTCCCCAGAATATGGCCCTAAGCTGAAAGAAGATTTTGTAATGGTGGAACATCTACCAAAATTGCCAAAGAATGATCCTTCCAGGAAATGTTGCTCGTGTCGTTGGTTCAGTTGTTGTAATGACAACTGGCAAAAG GTTTGGGCTGTATTAAAACCAGGATTCTTGGCCTTTCTGGCAGATCCTTTTGATACCCAACCTTTAGACATAATAGTATTTGATGTACTACCAGCCTCGGATGGTAATGGGGATGGCCGTGTATCACTAGCGAAAGAGATAAAAGATAGAAATCCACTACGCCATGCCTTTCAG GTGGCTTGTGGAAGCCGGAGCATTAAATTAAGAGTTAAGAGTAGTAGTAAAGTTAAAGATTGGGTAGCGTCAATCAATGATGCGGGACTCAGGCCTCCTGAAGGTTGGTGTCATCCTCACCGCTTTGGCTCCTTTGCGCCTCCAAGAGGCTTGACTGAAGATGGTAGTCAGGCTCAATGGTTTGTAGATGGTCGGGCAGCATTTGAAGCTATTGCTTCTGCAATTGAGGATGCAAAATCAGAG atatttatttgtggttGGTGGCTGTGTCCAGAATTGTACATGCGGCGTCCGTTTCTTACTCATGCTTCTTCTAAACTTGATTCTCTGCTGGAAGCAAAAGCTAAGGAAGGGGTTCAG ATTTACATTCTTCTCTATAAAGAGGTAGCTCTTGCTCTGAAAATCAACAGCGTTTATAGCAAGAGAAAACTTGTTGGGATTCATGAGAATGTGAGGGTATTACGTTATCCTGACCACTTCTCTAGTGGTGTTTACTTATG GTCCCACCATGAAAAACTTGTCATTGTTGATCATCAGATTTGCTTTGTTGGAGgacttgatttatgctttggtCGTTATGATACTGCTGAACATAAAGTGGGTGACTGCCCTCCTAACATTTGGCCTGGAAAGGACTATTACAACCCCAG GGAATCTGAACCAAACTCGTGGGAGGATACAATGAGAGATGAGTTGGACCGTGAAAAATATCCTCGCATGCCTTGGCATGATGTCCACTGTGCTATTTGGGGACCTCCTTGCCGTGATGTAGCTAGGCATTTCGTTCAGCGGTGGAACTATGCAAAG AGAAATAAAGCTCTAAACGAGCAGGCAATTCCACTACTTATGCCGCAACAGCACATGGTAATTCCTCATTACATGGGGAAAAGCTCAGATGTGGAGATTGAAAATGAGAATGCCAGCAATAGTAAAGACATTAAAAGGCAGGATTCCTTTTCGTCGAAATCATCCTATCAGGATATCCCCTTGCTTATACCTCAAGAGGCTGATGGGTTGAATGAAAACCCAAGACCATATGGGGTGGACTCTGCTCATTGCCTCGATCAGCCAAGCAGAGTTGGTAACAATCTTGCTTTCCCTTTTCGGAAGACAAAAATTGAACCAGTTGGTCCAGATACGCCAATGAGGGGATTTGTAGATGACTTTGAATCTATGGATCGACATGGGAAATTGGCTTTAGATGTGGTGGCATGTCCTGCAATCACAAATTCAGATCCAGAGTGGTGGGAAATACAAGAACGTGGAAATAAGGGTGGTTTCACAGATGAATCAGGACAAGTTGGTCCTTCTAGTTCATGCCGTTGTCAG GTTATCAGAAGTGTCAGTCAGTGGTCAGCAGGAACAAGCCAAGTTGAAGATAGCATTCACAGTGCTTATTGTTCTCTTATCGATAAAGCTGAGCACTTTATTTACATTGAG AATCAATTTTTCATCTCAGGTCTTTCAGGAGATGAAATAATACGGAATCGTGTGTTAGAAGCATTATTCCGTCGTATTATGCGAGCATACAATGATAAGAAGTGTTTTAGAGTTATAATTGTCATACCACTCGTACCCGGTTTTCAA GGTGGTTTGGATGATGCTGGCGCGGCATCTGTGAGAGCTGTTATGCATTGGCAATATCGAACCATTTGCAGAGGGCATAATTCAATTCTACACAATTTATATGAACTTCTTGGTCCAAAGACACACGACTACATTTCTTTCTATGGCCTTAGAGCCTATGGTAAACTGTTTGATGGCGGTCCTGTGGCCTCCAGTCAG GTGTATGTGCATAGTAAAATCATGATTGTCGATGATTGTACAACTATAATTGGATCAGCTAACATCAATGATAGGAGTTTGCTTGGTTCAAGAGATTCTGAG ATTGGTCTTCTTATTGAAGACAAAGAGTTGGTTAATTCATATATGGGAGGAAAACCATGGAAGGCTGGAAAATTTTCATTGAGTCTTCGCATGTCGCTATGGTCTGAACATCTTGGTATTCGCGCTGGAGAG ATGGACCAAATAATCGATCCAACTGTTGATTCAACTTACAAGGATATATGGATGGCGACAGCTAAG GCAAATACCACCATCTACCAAGATGTCTTTTCCTGTGTACCAAATGATTTTATACATTCTAG AGCTGCATTTAGACAAAACATTGCCTTTTGGAAGGAGAAGGTAGGGCACACAACCATTGATTTAGGAATTGCTCCTGGTACGCTAGAGTCGTATCAAAATGGAGATGTCAAGAAAGCAGATCCCATGGAGAGGTTAGAGTCTATAAAGGGGCAtcttgtttcttttcctttggaTTTCATGTTGAAAGAAGATTTGAGACCCGTGTTCAATGAGAGTGAGTATTATGCGTCGCCTCAAGTATTTCATTGA